The sequence GGTTCGTGGCCAGGTGCTCTTCGACGGCCGGGACGTGCGCAAGATCCGCAATGTCTATGCCCTGCGCCAGCGCATCGGGGTGGTCTTTCCTCTGCCCGTGGGATTACCTCTCTCCATCTACGACAATGTCGCCCTGGCGCCGCGGCTGGCGGGGATCAAGAAGCGCGCCGACCTCGACGTCATCGTCGAGCGCTGCCTGCACCGGGCGGCGCTGTGGGACGAGGTGAAGGATCGCCTCGACTCCTTGGGCAGCCTCCTCTCCGGCGGCCAGCAGCAGCGGCTCAC comes from Acidobacteriota bacterium and encodes:
- a CDS encoding ATP-binding cassette domain-containing protein translates to MVETAPEATRASQPDEAQRPTKVEVRDLAIAYGGKTVLEGVSLEVREHEIFGIIGPANSGKTSFLRALNRMDTFTPAMEVRGQVLFDGRDVRKIRNVYALRQRIGVVFPLPVGLPLSIYDNVALAPRLAGIKKRADLDVIVERCLHRAALWDEVKDRLDSLGSLLSGGQQQRLT